A single Spirochaetota bacterium DNA region contains:
- a CDS encoding radical SAM protein, with amino-acid sequence MPYIFELGPIRPPSEAYSILIRVTRNCPWNKCAFCHTYKGQQFSRRPIQDVIADIDAIYTLSQRILDVASNGITMHTLPNAKGTDDTPLYYYEQVAFWLQYGMKSAFLQDANSLVLSAKDLCTILNHIKNRFPTVERITSYARAATISKKSLDDLKAIRQAGLTRLHIGMESGSDTVLALVNKGTTQQQLIDAGQKAVEAGFDVSYYYMPGLGGKEFMEENAIQSALVINTANPTFVRLRSTVPIPGTPLYEMMKQGSWTPLSEVEKVQEIRLFIEHCDGITSRLTSDHMMNLLEDVEGTFPYDKATMLAIIDEFLSMPQEDQEKFIIGRRMGVYRYLADYYPNFKIDQLYYSLLQQYESVDAAVNDILKNFI; translated from the coding sequence ATGCCATATATATTTGAATTGGGACCTATACGTCCACCATCTGAGGCATATAGCATATTAATAAGGGTTACGCGCAATTGCCCCTGGAACAAATGTGCATTCTGCCATACCTATAAAGGCCAGCAGTTTTCACGGCGCCCTATCCAGGATGTTATCGCTGACATAGATGCAATATATACCCTATCACAGCGCATTCTGGATGTAGCTTCCAATGGTATTACCATGCACACATTGCCAAATGCAAAAGGCACTGATGATACCCCACTGTATTACTATGAGCAGGTTGCATTTTGGCTGCAGTATGGCATGAAGTCAGCTTTTTTGCAGGATGCTAATTCACTGGTACTATCGGCCAAAGACCTGTGTACAATTCTTAATCACATAAAAAACCGCTTCCCTACTGTAGAGCGCATTACCTCGTATGCGCGTGCAGCAACCATCAGTAAAAAATCGCTGGATGATTTGAAGGCAATACGCCAGGCAGGACTTACCCGCCTTCATATAGGCATGGAATCAGGCTCTGACACCGTGCTTGCACTTGTCAACAAAGGAACCACACAACAGCAACTCATAGATGCAGGGCAAAAGGCCGTTGAAGCTGGCTTTGATGTATCGTATTATTATATGCCTGGACTTGGTGGTAAAGAATTTATGGAAGAAAATGCTATTCAAAGTGCCCTGGTCATTAATACTGCAAATCCAACCTTTGTTCGGCTGCGCAGCACCGTGCCCATCCCGGGGACACCTCTGTATGAAATGATGAAACAAGGCTCATGGACACCATTATCCGAGGTTGAAAAAGTACAGGAGATACGACTTTTTATAGAACATTGTGATGGTATTACCAGTAGACTGACAAGTGACCACATGATGAATTTACTTGAAGATGTTGAAGGAACATTCCCTTATGATAAAGCAACCATGCTTGCAATAATAGATGAATTTCTATCAATGCCACAGGAAGATCAGGAAAAATTTATTATTGGCAGAAGGATGGGAGTATACCGTTATTTAGCCGATTATTATCCAAATTTTAAAATTGATCAGCTTTATTATTCGCTATTGCAGCAATATGAAAGTGTTGATGCGGCTGTAAATGATATATTAAAAAATTTTATATAA